GCGAACGCCCCTTCCACCGCGACCTGCGCGATGCGGAAGAGGTGCGCGCGGTGCTGGCGCAGGCGGGGGCGGAACTGGTGCTGCACGGCCACGACCACCGCGCATCGCTGGGCTATATCCCGTCCGCCGTCGGCCGTATTCCCGTGGTGGGCGTGCCCTCCGCCTCGGCCGGTCCGCAGGATGATCGCGGCGCGGGCGGCTATTGCCTCTATCGCATCTCGGGGGGACCCGGCGCATGGCGGTGCGAAATGGAACGGCGCGGCTATGCGCGCGATGTGTCAGATATTTCAAGTCTTGAGGCAAAAATACTTTCGGGGCCGGAAGGCGTTGCCTAAAAGTCGTGGCATGATATGGGTGTCGTTGCGGCGGTGTAGCGCGAAATATCTATTTGCAACGAGTTGTATCAAGATGTCTATTACCGAAGTTTAAGTTGCTGGGAGTGGGGTCCGGGGGGATGCTTTGCTCGTCCCTGAAGGAGGACCCACGACATGAAACGTGCTCTTTTCGCCGCAACCGCCGCTGCCCTGATCGCCGGTTCCGCGGCAACCTATGCCGCCAACACCGCGCCGGCGGGGGACGCGCCGCACCGCTGGCAGCCGACCGCCGAGGATCGCGCCATCCTCACCGATGCCCGCATCGTCGCGCTCAAGACCGCGCTGAAGCTGACGCCGGACCAGGAGAAGCTGTGGCCGGGCGTCGAGCAGACCCTGAAGTCCGTGGCCAAGGACGCGGCCCAGCGCCGCGAGCAGATGGGCGCCGACCGCAAGGCCGCCCGCGAGGCGCGGCAGGCCGGCACGCCCGTCGATCCCATCGCCCGCATGCGCACCGCCGCGGATCGCATGGACGCCCGCGCGGCCGACCTGCGCAAGATCGCGGATGCGGCGGACCCGCTCTACAAGACCCTCGACGCGGGGCAGAAGCAGCGCCTCAACATGGTGCTGCGCCAGCAGTTCCGGGGCATGGGTGGCGGAATGGGCGGCTGGCACCACGGTCCCCATGGCGGCCCGCACGGCGGCCCCAACGCCGACGGCCCGCGCCGCGGCTGACCGGCATTCGGTTCCCGGGGGAGGCGGGGCGGCGGGGGCCGCTCTGCTCTCCAGGAAAGTGGCGGTATCATTGAGCTGATTCATGAGAGCGGCTCATGGACCCGTTGACGATTATTGATTTTCCAAAGGACCGGGGCTGCTCGTAGAATGGGGCAACATGCACATCCCCTGTGCATCCCCCTCAGCGAGACGACCCCGATGTCCGCCCCGTCCTCCCCGCCCGCCGCCTCCGGCCGCAGCGGCGCCGTGCCTGCCATCCTCATTCTCATCGCCGGATCGGCGGTGGCGTTGGTCACCTTCGGCCCGCGCTCGGTTTTCGGCCTGTTCCTGCTGCCCATGTCGCAGGAGTTCGGCTGGGGCCGGGACGTGTTCGGCTTCGCCGTGGCCATCCAGAACCTGCTTTGGGGCGTCGGCTCACCGTTTGCCGGCGCGCTGGCCGATCGCTTCGGAACGGTCCGGGTGCTGTGCTGCGGTGCGCTCATCTACGCCGCCGGCCTCGTGCTGATGGCCTATGCGACCACGCCCGGCCTGCTGCATCTGTCCGCCGGCGTGCTGATCGGCTTCGGCCTTTCGGCTGCCTCGTTCAATCTGGTGCTCGCGGCGTTCGGCAAGCTGCTGCCGAACGAGTGGAAGTCGCTCGGCTTCGGTCTTGCGACCGCGGCCGGCTCCTTCGGCCAGTTCCTGTTCCCGCCGCTCACCCGTGGGCTGATGGACACCATCGGCTGGCACGAGACGCTGCTCGTGTTCGGCGCCTCTCTGCTCATCGTGCTGCCCTTCTCTCTGGCGCTGGCCACACGCGCGGCGCCGCCAACGGGAGCCGGCAGCGCCCAGCCCCCCCAGCAGACCATCGGCGCGGCACTGAGCGAGGCGCTCCGGCATCCGAGCTATGTGTTGCTGGTGCTCGGCTTCTTCACCTGCGGCTTCCAGCTCGCCTTTGTCACCGTCCACATGCCGGCCTTCCTGGTCGACAAGGGCATGAGCCTGTCGGTGGGCGCCTACACGCTGGCGCTGATCGGACTGTTCAACATCCTCGGCTCGCTGACCGCCGGCTACCTCTCCAACCGCATGTCGCGCAAGGTGCTGCTGTCGCTCATCTATGCCGGACGGGGCATCGCCATCGCGGCGTTCATCCTGTCCCCGATCACGGCGACGAGCTGCTACGTGTTCGGCGCCGCCATGGGCTTCCTGTGGCTCTCCACCGTGCCGCCGACCTCGGGCCTCGTGATGCTCATGTTCGGCACGCGCTACATGGCCATGCTCTATGGCTTCGCCTTCTTCTCCCACCAGGTGGGCGGCTTCCTGGGGGTCTATCTGGGCGGCGAGATCTATGAGGCGACCAAGAGCTACGACTGGCTCTGGTGGCTGTCTGTCGCACTGTCCTTTGCCTCGGCGGCCATCAATCTGCCCATAAGGGAACGTCCTGTTCATCGGCCGGTAACCGTATGAGCGCGACTCTCAGAGCACGGTGCCGGAAGATTCGGCATCGTGCGCACGGCGCCGGTGTTCCCTAGCTGTTCCTGCTATTGACAACGGCCGGTGGTGTCTGCGCAACGTGAGCGAAGATCAAATGGATAAACGCGAACAAGCCATGCGCAGCATTGTCATCGCGGCCTTGGGCTTTGCCGCACTCCTCCCCGCCGCCCTTGTGGCGGCGCCCGCCGCCGCCCAGCAGCTCACCGCCGATCAGGCGCGCGACTTCGTGGTCGGCCGCACCTTCTCGTTCACCTGCTTCGAGGGCTCCAAGGGCGCCGGACGCGTTTATGCGGACGGCTCCGTCGCCGGCATGATCACTCTGCGCGAGGCGCCGCCGCGCTTCGTGCGCCTGCCGCCCAACACGCTGCGCGTGCGTGGCGAGAACGTCTGCGGCTTCGTGAAGGGCATGACCTTCGAGCCCTGCTTCGATCTGGTGAAGACCGGTCAGAATTCCTTCCGTGGCTCGCTCGCCGGCATCCAGACCATGTGGTGCGAGTTCGTGGGCACCAGCGGCGACGGCCAGCAGGTGGCCTCGCGCCGCTCCAAGTCCAAGCGCACCACGGAAGCCGCGGCGGACTGATCGCTGCTCCCTCAGCCCGCGGCCGCCGCGGGCTGGTCCTCGACCCCCTCGATCCGCCCCCTGAGCTTGCCGATCTCCCGGCCCGCGTGCTCCATGAAGGTGCGCACCCGCGCCGTGGCCTTGATGTCGGGGTGGGTGAGCAGCCACAGACCTGATTCCAGCTCGTTCTGCCGCCCCATCAGCTGGACGAGGCCGGGCGTGACGGCCGCGATGAAGCAGGGCAGCAGCGCCAGCCCCATCCCCGCCGCCGCCGCTTCGGCAAGGCCGAGCACGGTGTTCACCCGATAGATGATCTTCTCGTCGCCCACCCGCTCGCGCAGCCATTTGGCGGGCTTGATGGCACCAAGATTGTCGGAGAAGCCGATCCAGTCGTGGCGCCTGAAATCCGCCGGTTCGAGTGGGCCCGCGATGTCGTGCGCCGCGCTGCCGTAGATGCCCCACGCGATGGACGCCATGCGCCGCCCCACCAGCGTGTCGCCCGGCCGGTCGCTGGCACGGATGGCCACATCCGCGTCGCGCTTGGACAGGCTGAGCGACTGGTTGGAGATCACCACGTCCAGCCGGATTTCCGGATAGGCCTGCCGGAAGGAAGCGAAGATGGGCGTGAGCATGTGGACCAGCAGCGTGTCGTTGGTGGTCACGCGCAGTTCACCGGACGGCCGCAGGTCCTGTCCGGTAATGCGGCGCTCCACCGCCAGCACCTCGTCCGCCATGTGCTCGGCGAGGCGCACCATTTCCTCGCCCATGGGGGTCGGCACGTAGCCGGCGCGCGCCCGTTCGAACAGCCGGGCGCCCAATTGCTGCTCCAGCGTACCAAGGCGGCGGAAAACGGTGGAATGGTTGACGGCCAATTGCTCAGCGGCGCCGGCCAGGGAGCCGGTTTCGGCGATGGCCCGGACCAGCCGGAAATCGTCCCACGGAATCATGGAGCGGCGACCCTCGGGAAAGTGATTTGCACAGATGCAAACTCGATCAGGATTTGATGAGTATGGCCGTGCATGAGAGTGAAAGCTAGATGTGGTGCCACCTTAAGCCGGAGTTCACTCCCATGGTCGATACCCGCACCGCTCCCTACGGCCTCTTCATCCTCCGCCTCGCCCTCGGCATCATGTGGCTGTCGCACGGCCTGATGAAGATCTTCGTGTTCACCGTCCCCGGCTTCGCCGGCTTCCTCTCCAGCAAGATGGGTGTGCCCGGCGCCCTCGCCATTCCCTTCATCGCCATCGAGATCGTCGGCGGTCTCCTGCTCATCGGCGGCGTCTACGCCCGGCAGGTCGCCATCCTCCTGATCCCCGTGATGCTCGGCGCGCTCAGCTATCACCTGCCCAACGGCTGGGTGTTCTCCGCCCCGGGCGGCGGCTGGGAATATCCGGCTTTCCTCGTGGTGGGCCAGATCGTTCTGGCGCTGTCCGGTGAGGGCGCCTTCGCGGTGAAGCCCGCCGCGCTCCTGCCCACCCGCCGTGCCGCGGTCGCCTGATCCAGGCCTGATCTTCAGGGCTCAACAAAAAGGCCGGCTCCGCAAGGGGCCGGCCTTTGTCATGCGATGTGCCGCGTCAGTGGGCGCGGGACAGGCAGAAGTCCACCGCCTCGATGAGCGCGGCCTTGGCCGGGCCGGCCGGGAAGAGGGCGAGGGCGTCCTTGGCGATGGCGCCGTAGTGGCGCGCGCGCTCCACCGTGTCGGCGATAGCGCGATGCTTGGTCATGAGGCCGATGGCCTGATCCAGGTCCGCATCACCCGCCTCGCCATTCTCGAGGCAGCGCTGCCAGAAGGCGCGTTCCTTCTCGTCGCCGCGCCGGAAGGCGAGCAGCACCGGCAGGGTGATCTTCCCCTCCCGGAAATCGTCGCCCACGTTCTTGCCGAGCTTGGCCTGGGAGCCCCCGTAGTCGAGGGCGTCGTCCACCAGCTGGAAGGCGATGCCGAGGTTCATGCCATAGGAGCGGCAGGCGGCCTGCTCGGCCTTCGGCCGCTGCGCGAGCACCGCGCCCACCTCGCAGGCGGCGGCGAACAGCTCGGCGGTCTTGCCGCGGATGACGGCGAGGTAATCGTCCTCGGAGGTGGCGGTGTTCTTGGCGGCGGCGAGCTGCATCACCTCGCCCTCGGCGATGACGCAGGCAGCGGTGGAGAGGATGTCGAGGCAGGTCATGGAGCCCACCTCCACCATCATCTTGAACGCCTGCCCGAGCAGGAAATCGCCCACCAGAACGCTCGCCTCGTTGCCCCAGAGCTTGCGGGCGGCGAGCTTGCCGCGCCGCATGTCGCTCTCGTCCACCACGTCGTCATGGAGGAGGGTCGCGGTGTGCATGAACTCCACGGAGGCGGCGAGCTTCACATGGCCTTCGCCCCGATAGCCGGCGAGCGCGGCGCAGGCGAGCGTCAGCATGGGCCGCAGCCGCTTGCCGCCGGACGAGATGAGGTGGTTCGCCACCTCGGGAATCATGGCCACGTCGGAACCCGTCCGCGCCAGGATCACGGCGTTGACGCGCTCCATGTCCGCCTTCACCAAGGCGACCAGCGCCTCGAGCGACGGCTCGTTAGGCTCGAACGGAAGGACGACGGCCAAGAAACGCTCCCGCTTGTCAATCTTTGGGGCGCACCATAGGGATGCGGACGGGTTCCGTGCAAGCTTTGGCAGATCGCCATCGGTTGCAGCGGGTGCGCCGGTCGCCGCAATCGGAGGTCTGTACGATGCAGGAGATGGTGCGGACCAACGATCTTGTGCTGCTCGGCGCCATCGAGGCGCTGCTGACGGCGGCCGATATCGGTCACATGGTCGCGGATGCCCACATGAGCGTCCTGGAAGGCTCCATCGGCGTTTTCCCCCCGCCGCCTGCTGATTGTGGACGAGGATGTGCCGCGCGCCCGCCGCCTTTTGCAGGAAGCGGGATTCGGCGCGGCCCTGCGCGATGGCGACTGAGGCGAACCTGCTGTCCACAGACAGCGTGCTCGGCGGCAGGCTGACGTTGCGACAGATGGTTTCCGGCCATCGGGTTGGCCACGATGCCCTGCTCCTCGCAGCCTTCGCGCCGGCCGACCGCCGCGTCGTGGTGGATTTCGGAACGGGCGTGGGGAGCGCCGGCCTCGCCTTTCTCGCCCGCGTTCCGGACGCGCGCGCGACGCTGGTGGAGATCGATCCCGCCCTCGCCGCTCTGGCAGGCGAGAATGCTGCTCTGAACGGCTTCGGCGCCCGGGCGCGGGTGGTGACGGGGGATGTCGCGTCCCTTGCCCGGCCTTCCGGCCCGCCGGTGCCCGAATTGGGCGCGGCCGACCTCGTGCTCGCGAATCCCCCCTTCAATGCCGACGCCCGCCACCGCACGTCCCCCGACGCCGCCCGCGCCCGCGCGCACATGGCCGATGCCGCCCTCCTCGCCGACTGGACCCGCGCAGCCGACCGCTGCCTTGGCGCGAAGGGGATGATCTGTCTCATCCATCGCCCCGAGGCGCTGGGGGACATTCTTGCGGTGTTGTCGCGGGGGTTCGGGGCAGTGGAGATTTTGCCGGTGTACCCGCGCGCGGACCGGCCGGCGGTGCGGCTGCTGGTGCGGGCGGTGAAGGGGCGGCGCACGCCCCCGTCGATCCTGCCCGGCCTTGTCCTTTCGGAGGCGGACGGAACACCGACGCCGCAGGCCGAGGCGGTGTTGCGGGACGGGGCCGCGCTCGGCTGAGGCGCTACAGGGCGCCATCCATTCACGGGCCGTAGCGCCTTGAGGCGCCGGCCTTTGCCGCAACGTGGCGCCTTGAGGGCGCCGGCCTTTGCTTTTGCCTGGCGCCTTGAGGGCGCCATGCGGAGTCCCTACATCTCGGGCATGGCCGAATTTCTTTCCTCCCTGTCGCGCCGCGCCCGCGGTTTCCTTCCCAGAAAATGGCGCTCGGATGCGCCCGTGGTGCCGGTGGTGCGGCTGTCCGGCGCCATCGGCATGGCCTCGCCCTTCTCGCGCAGCATGTCGCTCGCCAGCACGGCGCAGGCGCTGGAGAAGGCCTTCGCCATGAAGGAGGCGCCCGCCGTGGCGCTGCTCATCAATTCGCCGGGCGGCTCTCCGGTTCAGTCGCATCTCATCTTCCGCCGCATCCGCGCGCTGGCGGAGGAGAAGGAAAAACACGTCTTCGCCTTCATCGAGGATGCGGCGGCCTCGGGCGGCTACATGATCGCCTGCGCCGCCGACGAGATCTTCGCCGATCCCTGCTCCATCGTCGGCTCCATCGGCGTGGTGACGGCGGGCTTCGGCTTCGACAAGGCCATCGAGAAGCTGGGCATCGAGCGGCGCGTCTACACCGCCGGCGAGCGGAAGGTGACGCTGGACCCCTTCCGTCCCACCCAGCCGGAGGACGTGGAGCGGCTCGACCAGTTGCTCAAGGAACTCCACACCGTATTCGCCGATCTCGTGAAATCGCGTCGCGGCGATGCGTTGACGGGCGATGACGAGACCCTGTTCTCCGGCGAGTTCTGGCTGGGGACGCAGGCCGCCGGGCTCGGCCTCGTGGACGGCCTCGGCGACGTGCGCGGCATCCTGAAGGCGCGCTACGGCACGGACGTGACCCTGAAGCTGGTGCAGGGCGCCACGGGCTTCCTGCTGAAGCGCCCCACGGGCTTTGCCGGAGCCCTCGCCCGGGAGGCGGCGCTGGGCGCCGCCGCGGCGGTGGAGGAACGTGCCATGTGGAGCCGGCTGGGGCTGTAGCGCGCCCGGGGGCCGACATTCGCCCGCCGCATGATGTTTTCGGCCGGCTTGGGCTTGGCCGGCGTGGTCCGGATACCGGTGCGCGCGGCGCAGTGCTGATTGATGAGGCAGAACGGGCGCTTGCTGGTTTCTTGCCCTTTCGCCTTATGCGAGGCGGGGCTACATCCCGCACATGACCGAACCCGCCGATACCTTGCGCATCGCCATCGCCCAGCTCAACCCCACCGTGGGCGATGTCTCCGGAAATCTCGCCATCGCCCGCCGCACGCGGGAGAGCGCGGGCGCGTCTGGGGCGGATCTCGTGGTCTTTCCCGAGCTGTTCATCGCCGGCTACCCGGCCGAGGATCTGGTGCTGAAGCCCGCCTTTCTCGCGGCCTGCCGGGAGGCCGTCGAGGCCCTCGCGGCGGAGACCGTCAGCGGCGCCGCCGTGCTCATCGGCGCGCCGTGGGTGGAGGGAGGGCTGCTCTACAATTCCGTGCTGCTGTTGGAAGGTGGCAGGGTCTCCGCCGTGCGGCACAAGGTGGACCTGCCAAATTACGGCGTGTTCGACGAGAAACGCGTGTTCGCCGCCGGCCCGATGCCCGGCCCGATCCCGTTCAGGGGCGTGCGCCTCGGGGTGCCCGTCTGCGAGGACATCTGGGGGGCGGACGTGGTGGAATGCCTCGCCGAGACGGGCGCGGAAATCCTCATCGTGCCCAACGGTTCGCCCTATCGCCGCTCGGTCTATGCCGAGCGCGAGAACATCGCGGTCGCCCGCGTGGTGGAAAGCAAGCTGCCGCTGCTCTACGTCAACCAGGTCGGCGGGCAGGACGAGCTGGTGTTCGACGGCGCCTCCTTCGTCCTCAACGCCGACCGTTTCCCCGCACTGCAGTTCCCGAGCTTTGTCGAGCGCGTGCGTGTCACCAGATGGCGGCGCTTCGAGGATGGCTGGCGTTGCGTCGGCGGCAATCTGGTCGAGCCCCTCCAGGGCGATGCGGCCGACTATGCCGCCTGCGTGCTCGGCCTCAGGGACTATGTGAACAAGAACGGTTTTCCGGGTGTGGTGCTGGGCCTCTCCGGCGGTATCGATTCTGCCTTGTGCGCGGCCATGGCGGTGGACGCCCTCGGGCCGGAGCGGGTGCGCTGCCTGATGCTGCCGTATCGCTTCACCTCGCCCGAAAGCCTCGCCGATGCCGCCGCCGTGGCCGAGGCCCTGGGCGTGGGTTACGAGGTCGTGCCCATCGGCCCTGCGGTGGAGGGGCTGGAACAGGTGCTGGCGCCCTTGTTCGAGGGCGTCGCGCGCGACGTGACGGAGGAGAACCTGCAGGCCCGCGTGCGCGGGACGCTGCTCATGTCCGTCTCCAACAAGTTCGGCGCCATGGTGGTGACCACGGGCAACAAATCGGAGATGTCCACCGGCTACGCCACGCTTTATGGCGACATGAACGGCGGGTTCAACCCGATCAAGGACCTCTACAAGACGGAGGTCGTGCGCCTCGCCCGCCTGCGCAACAGCTGGAAACCAGCGGACGCGCTGGGCCCCGATGGCGTCGTCATTCCCGAGCGCGTCATCGAGAAGCCCCCAAGCGCCGAACTGCGCGAGGACCAGACGGACGAGGCGGCGCTGGCGCCCTACGGCGTGCTCGACACCGTCCTCGCCCGGCTGGTGGAGGGCGAAAGCCCGGTGGACGAGATCGTCGCCGACGGCTTCGATGCCGCCCTCGTCGCCCGGATCGCGCGCCTGCTGGCCGGCGCCGAGTACAAGCGCCGTCAGGCCGCACCGGGCGTGAAGGTGACCGGCCGCAACTTCGGCCGCGACCGCCGCTATCCCATCACCAACCGCTTCCGCGAGGACTAGGCCCCTGGCACTTGACGCGCCTAGGTCAATCGTCCTAACTCTGAATTTAGGACATTTGACCTAAGGCTACTCATGGCCGCGACCGACACCCGCGCCGCCATCGTCGAGGCGGCGGACCGCCTCTTCTACGAGAACGGCTTCGCCTCCACCTCGTTCGCCGACATCGCCGCGGCGGTGAAGCTGTCGCGCGGCAATTTCTATTATCATTTCAAGAGCAAGGACGAGATCCTCTCGGCCGTGATCGCGCTGCGCCTGGAGCGGACCGAAACGCTCCTCGCACAGTGGGACGGGGAGGGGGAGGATGCCGAGGCGCGCATCCTCAGCTTCATCGGCATCCTCGTCGCCAACCGCGCCAAGATCATGCGCTTCGGCTGTCCCGTGGGCACGCTGTGCAACGAGCTGGCGAAGCTCGATCATGCGGCGGGCGCCGACGCCGCGCGGCTCTTCGCCCTGTTCCGCAACTGGCTGGCCCGGCAGTTCCGCGACCTGGGGCACGGGGAGGCTGAGGCCGACCGCCTCGCCATGCATCTTCTCGCCCGCAGTCAGGGGGTGGCGACGCTCGCCAGTTCCATCGGCGATGAAGCCTTCATCGACGCCGAGGTTGCCGAGATGCGTGGCTTCGTTGCCGCCCATCGGCGTCCCGCCGCCCACGCCTGAACACACGAGGGGGAACCATGTTCATCGTCCTGCTGCGCTTCGCCGCCAACCGTGCCGCCGCCCCGCGCCTGATGGAGGGGCACAATGCATGGCTCCGGAAAGGCTTCGAGGAGGGGCGCTTCCTGCTTGCGGGCGGTATCGAGCCGAAGGCTGGCGGCGCCATCCTCGCCACCGCCTCGTCCCGTGCCGAGGTGGAGGCGCGGGTGGCGGAAGATCCGTTCGTCGTCGAAGGCGTGGTGGCGGCCGAGATCATCGAGATCGCGCCGGGACGCACCGATCCGCGCCTCGCCTTCCTCGCCGCCTGAACGGCGGATGGAGGCGCCATCCTACCGCCATGGTCCAGCCTGATTTTCTTTTTGCCATTTGCACTTAGCCGGAGGTGTCTAGCCACGGCGCGACGCTGCCGCTAGGCTTGCTCCGGGGTTGCAACCGGGCTGGTCGCGATGGATGAGTGGGCGCTTCTCGTTCTGGTGGTTCTCGCCTTTCCGGTGATGGCCCTCGTTGGCTTCATCGTGGCGTTGCGCAGCCGGGGGCGCATCCGGGTGCTGGAAGCGCGGGTGGCGGCGCTGGAGGCCCATGCGGGGCTTGCGCCCGCAGCCCTTTCTGCGGCCCCTTCGCCGAACTGGACCCCCATGCCTCCGGCCGCCGGGCCGCAGATGAAGGAAAGTCCGCTGGCCCGTCTCGCGCGGCCGCCAGAGCCCCCCGCGCCGGTCGCGGAGGGCGGCGAGGCGCCGCCCGCGCTGCCGCAGCCCGCCCGAGAATCGGTTGAGCCGCCCGTCCCGCCCTCACGCCCCACCATCGACCCTGCCAAGCTCAAGGAGCGGCTGGCCGGTTTCGAGGAGAAGGTCGGCGCGCGATGGGCGGTGTGGGTCGGCGGCCTCGCTCTGGCGCTGGGTGGCGTCTTTCTCGTGCGCTTCGCGGTGGAGCAGGATCTGATCGGTCCCGGGCTGCGCGTCAGCCTCGGTCTGCTGCTCGCGCTGTTCCTGCTCGGTGCCGGCGAATGGTTGCGCCGGCGCGAGGGGAAGGACCCGGCCGCGCCCATCACCAGCCTGCGCGGGCTGGTGCCGGACGTGCCGAGCATTCTCACCGCTGCCGGGACCATGACTGCCTTCGGCAGCATCTTCGCGGCCTATGAGCTCTACCACCTCATTCCGCCGCAGGCCGCCTTCCTGCTGCTCGCCGCCACCGGCGTCGCCACCTTGCTGGCCGCGCTCCTGCACGGCCCGGCGTTGGGCGCGCTGGGCTTCGTCGGCGCGGCGCTGACGCCATTTCTCGTCACCACCAGCTCGCCGAACGCCTGGGGCGTGGCCCTGCTGATCGCGGTGGTGGGGGCGAGCGCGATGGGCGTCGCGCGCATCCGCCGATGGCGGGGGCTCGCGCTCCTCGCCATCGCCGGCATGGTGGCCTGGGGTCTCACGCTGATTGCCTTCGAGGTGCCGCAGGCGGTGACGGCGTCCGGCGCGCTCGGCCTCGTGCTGCTGGTGCTCACCGCCGTGCTGCTCGCGCCGGGCCTCCTGTGGGGTCCGGAGGCGGGGGAGCGGCCGGAGCCGATCTCCATCCTCGGCGCGGTGGGCGCGCTCGCCGTGATGGCGGCTGCGGCGGTGGACGGACATGTCGCCGCCGGGCCGCTGGCGGTGTTCGTCGTCGGCGCCGTGGGCGTGCTCGCGCTCGCATGGCGGGTGCGTCCGATGACCTTCGCCACCTTCGCCGTGGCCCTGCTGGCGCCGGCCATCCTCACCCAATGGGTGTTCCCGCCCGATGCGGGATCCACTCTCGCTCCCGCCGGCCCCATGGCGGGCGCGGTGGCAGAGCCAGATCGTCTTTCCATCGGACATTTCATGGTCTTCGCCTTCGCCATGGGCGCGCTGATGCTGTCGGCCGGCGCGCTCGGCGCCTTGCGGGGCGGGCGCAGCCGCACCGTGCTCGGCTGGGCGGTGACGGCAACGGTCGGCCCGGTGCTGATGCTCATCGCCGCCTATGCGCGCCTCACCGAGCTGGAGCGCAGCCTGCCCTTTGCGGCGCTCGCGCTGGCGCTGGCCTTGCTCTTCACCCTTGGCGCCGAGCGGCTGCTGAACGCCGCGCGCACCCATGCCGCCACCGTGTTCGCGGCGGCCGGCGTGGTGAGCCTGGCGCTGGCGCTCACCTTCGCGCTGGAGAAGGGCTGGCTCACGGTGAGCCTCGCGCTCGCGGCCTGCGGCGTCGCCTGGGTCTCCACCATCCGGCCGCTGCCGGGCTTGCGGCAGTTCTCGGCGATGCTCGGCGTCGTGGTGCTCTCGCGCATCGCCTGGCTGCCCACCATCGCCGTCGAGCCGGGCCAGACACCCATCTTCAACTGGCTGCTCTGGGGCTATGGCGTGCCGGCCCTCGCCTTCGCCGGGGCGGCCTGGTTCCTCGCCAGGGGGAAGGACGACTGGGCGCGGCGGGTGCATGAGTGCCTTGCCCTCATCTTCGCCATGCTGCTGGCGGCCACCGAGGTGCGCCATCTCGCCCATGGCGGCGATATCTATGCGGTCGGCACGCGGCTGTTCGAAACCGGGCTGCTGGCAGTCGTCTACGGCGCCTACGCCGTGGGCCTGTCGCGCCTCGCCAATGTCACCGGACGCGGCTTCTACCGGCTGTTCTCGGATATCGTCGCGGCCGCGGCGACCGTCTGCGCCCTCAACGGCCTC
The nucleotide sequence above comes from Xanthobacter flavus. Encoded proteins:
- a CDS encoding Spy/CpxP family protein refolding chaperone, giving the protein MKRALFAATAAALIAGSAATYAANTAPAGDAPHRWQPTAEDRAILTDARIVALKTALKLTPDQEKLWPGVEQTLKSVAKDAAQRREQMGADRKAAREARQAGTPVDPIARMRTAADRMDARAADLRKIADAADPLYKTLDAGQKQRLNMVLRQQFRGMGGGMGGWHHGPHGGPHGGPNADGPRRG
- a CDS encoding MFS transporter, whose translation is MSAPSSPPAASGRSGAVPAILILIAGSAVALVTFGPRSVFGLFLLPMSQEFGWGRDVFGFAVAIQNLLWGVGSPFAGALADRFGTVRVLCCGALIYAAGLVLMAYATTPGLLHLSAGVLIGFGLSAASFNLVLAAFGKLLPNEWKSLGFGLATAAGSFGQFLFPPLTRGLMDTIGWHETLLVFGASLLIVLPFSLALATRAAPPTGAGSAQPPQQTIGAALSEALRHPSYVLLVLGFFTCGFQLAFVTVHMPAFLVDKGMSLSVGAYTLALIGLFNILGSLTAGYLSNRMSRKVLLSLIYAGRGIAIAAFILSPITATSCYVFGAAMGFLWLSTVPPTSGLVMLMFGTRYMAMLYGFAFFSHQVGGFLGVYLGGEIYEATKSYDWLWWLSVALSFASAAINLPIRERPVHRPVTV
- a CDS encoding LysR family transcriptional regulator, which produces MIPWDDFRLVRAIAETGSLAGAAEQLAVNHSTVFRRLGTLEQQLGARLFERARAGYVPTPMGEEMVRLAEHMADEVLAVERRITGQDLRPSGELRVTTNDTLLVHMLTPIFASFRQAYPEIRLDVVISNQSLSLSKRDADVAIRASDRPGDTLVGRRMASIAWGIYGSAAHDIAGPLEPADFRRHDWIGFSDNLGAIKPAKWLRERVGDEKIIYRVNTVLGLAEAAAAGMGLALLPCFIAAVTPGLVQLMGRQNELESGLWLLTHPDIKATARVRTFMEHAGREIGKLRGRIEGVEDQPAAAAG
- a CDS encoding DoxX family protein — encoded protein: MVDTRTAPYGLFILRLALGIMWLSHGLMKIFVFTVPGFAGFLSSKMGVPGALAIPFIAIEIVGGLLLIGGVYARQVAILLIPVMLGALSYHLPNGWVFSAPGGGWEYPAFLVVGQIVLALSGEGAFAVKPAALLPTRRAAVA
- a CDS encoding polyprenyl synthetase family protein, giving the protein MAVVLPFEPNEPSLEALVALVKADMERVNAVILARTGSDVAMIPEVANHLISSGGKRLRPMLTLACAALAGYRGEGHVKLAASVEFMHTATLLHDDVVDESDMRRGKLAARKLWGNEASVLVGDFLLGQAFKMMVEVGSMTCLDILSTAACVIAEGEVMQLAAAKNTATSEDDYLAVIRGKTAELFAAACEVGAVLAQRPKAEQAACRSYGMNLGIAFQLVDDALDYGGSQAKLGKNVGDDFREGKITLPVLLAFRRGDEKERAFWQRCLENGEAGDADLDQAIGLMTKHRAIADTVERARHYGAIAKDALALFPAGPAKAALIEAVDFCLSRAH
- a CDS encoding DUF2007 domain-containing protein — its product is MVRTNDLVLLGAIEALLTAADIGHMVADAHMSVLEGSIGVFPPPPADCGRGCAARPPPFAGSGIRRGPARWRLRRTCCPQTACSAAG
- a CDS encoding tRNA1(Val) (adenine(37)-N6)-methyltransferase; this translates as MATEANLLSTDSVLGGRLTLRQMVSGHRVGHDALLLAAFAPADRRVVVDFGTGVGSAGLAFLARVPDARATLVEIDPALAALAGENAALNGFGARARVVTGDVASLARPSGPPVPELGAADLVLANPPFNADARHRTSPDAARARAHMADAALLADWTRAADRCLGAKGMICLIHRPEALGDILAVLSRGFGAVEILPVYPRADRPAVRLLVRAVKGRRTPPSILPGLVLSEADGTPTPQAEAVLRDGAALG
- a CDS encoding S49 family peptidase, translated to MRSPYISGMAEFLSSLSRRARGFLPRKWRSDAPVVPVVRLSGAIGMASPFSRSMSLASTAQALEKAFAMKEAPAVALLINSPGGSPVQSHLIFRRIRALAEEKEKHVFAFIEDAAASGGYMIACAADEIFADPCSIVGSIGVVTAGFGFDKAIEKLGIERRVYTAGERKVTLDPFRPTQPEDVERLDQLLKELHTVFADLVKSRRGDALTGDDETLFSGEFWLGTQAAGLGLVDGLGDVRGILKARYGTDVTLKLVQGATGFLLKRPTGFAGALAREAALGAAAAVEERAMWSRLGL
- a CDS encoding NAD+ synthase, whose protein sequence is MTEPADTLRIAIAQLNPTVGDVSGNLAIARRTRESAGASGADLVVFPELFIAGYPAEDLVLKPAFLAACREAVEALAAETVSGAAVLIGAPWVEGGLLYNSVLLLEGGRVSAVRHKVDLPNYGVFDEKRVFAAGPMPGPIPFRGVRLGVPVCEDIWGADVVECLAETGAEILIVPNGSPYRRSVYAERENIAVARVVESKLPLLYVNQVGGQDELVFDGASFVLNADRFPALQFPSFVERVRVTRWRRFEDGWRCVGGNLVEPLQGDAADYAACVLGLRDYVNKNGFPGVVLGLSGGIDSALCAAMAVDALGPERVRCLMLPYRFTSPESLADAAAVAEALGVGYEVVPIGPAVEGLEQVLAPLFEGVARDVTEENLQARVRGTLLMSVSNKFGAMVVTTGNKSEMSTGYATLYGDMNGGFNPIKDLYKTEVVRLARLRNSWKPADALGPDGVVIPERVIEKPPSAELREDQTDEAALAPYGVLDTVLARLVEGESPVDEIVADGFDAALVARIARLLAGAEYKRRQAAPGVKVTGRNFGRDRRYPITNRFRED